Genomic DNA from Oncorhynchus tshawytscha isolate Ot180627B linkage group LG04, Otsh_v2.0, whole genome shotgun sequence:
TTTTAATGAGGCTGCCAAATTAGTGTTGTTTTAATGAGGCTGCCATATTTGTGTTGTTTTAATGGGGTTGCCATAGTAGTGTTGTTTTAATGGGGCTGCCATACTTGTGTTGTTTTAATGGGGCTGCCATATTAGTGTTGTTTTAATGGGGCTGCCATAGTAGTGTTGTTTTAATGGGGCTGCCATACctgtgttattttaatggggCTGCCATATTAGTGTTGTTTTAATGGGGCTGCCATAGTAGTGTTGTTTTAATGGGGCTGCCATAGTAGTGTTGTTTTAATGGGGCTGCCATAGTAGTGTTGTTTTAATGGGGCTGCCATAGTAGTGTTGTTTTAATGGGGCTGCCATATTAGTGTTGTTTTAATGGGGCTGCCATATTAGTGTTGTTTTAATGGGGCTGCCATAGTAGTGTTGTTTTAATGGGGCTGCCATAGTAGTGTTGTTTTAATGGGGCTGCCATAGTAGTGTTGTTTTAATGGGGCTGCCATAGTAGTGTTGTTTTAATGGGGCTGCCATAGTAGTGTTGTTTTAATGGGGCTGCCATATTAGTGTTGTTTTAATGGGGCTGCCATAGTAGTGTTGTTTTAATGGGGCTGCCATAGTAGTGTTGTTTTAATGGGGCTGACATATTAGTGTTGTTTTAATGGGGCTGCCATATTAGTGTTGTTTTAATGGGGCTGCCATATTAGTGTTGTTTTAATGGGGCTGCCATAGTAGTGTTGTTTTAATGGGGCTGCCATAGTAGTGTTGTTTTAATGGGGCTGCCATAGTAGTGTTGTTTTAATGGGGCTGCCATATTAGTGTTGTTTTAATGGGGCTGCCATAGTAGTGTTGTTTTAATGGGGCTGCCATAGTAGTGTTGTTTTAGAGTCACAGGTCTCTCTGTGGAGTCACAGGTCTCTCTGTGGAGCCACAGGTCTCTCTGTGGAGCCACAGGTCTCTCTGTGGAGCCACAGGTCTCTCTGTGATAGTCACAGGTCTCTCTGTGGAGCCACAGGTCTCTCTGTGATAGTCACAGGTCTCTCTGTGATAGTCACAGGTCTCTCTGTGATAGTCACAGGTCTCTCTGTGATAGTCACAGGTCTCTCTGTGGAGTCACAGGTCTCTCTGTGGAGTCACAGGTCTCTCTGTGGAGTCACAGGTCTCTCTGTGGAGCCACAGGTCTCTCTGTGGAGTCACAGGTCTCTCTGTGGAGTCACAGGTCTCTCTGTGGAGCCACCCTCTCTGTGGAGCTACAGGTCTCTCTCATTTATTGAATTCAAGTCTGACCGAGTCGCCCTGTGGGAGAGGGCACCAAATCCACAGCGAAGCCTTATTGCCCTATGCTCCTGCAGAGACGTCTTACTGTGGCCCCACATTTCAATATCAGATGGCGTGGGTCATAATGCAATGTTTCCTAATTCATTTGACTGAACCTTGATAGAATACGCATTTCAATGACAAGGTAAAACGCCTAGGGTTGTTATATTTGGGTTATAGTAAAGCAAGTTTATTTAGGGCATGGTTGTGAGTGACTCCCTGTGGGGCATTTGATCAATTCAATCTGAATCGGACAGATTGCACATTAGGATGTGATTATAATGTCTGAGCAGTAATTACAAGTCATTCAGATGCTGATTCTGAAATGggacatttcttcccacagggaaAAGATAGCAAAGGAGCCAACTGGTTTAGATTATTAGACTGAGTGGTTCATACCTGTGTAATAACAGATATAGCCTATTCTTTAATGTAATAACGCCTTGAGTTATATTTCTGATTTAGAATGTCAGAACTAAATTGCCCAACCAGATAGAATGTTTGAtgcagaaaatatattttttagcaTCAACACAGtcaaatagactacattttgGCAACTTTGCGCAATCAACTAAATTATAAAGAATAGACCCATAGCCTATAACCTTTTTGTAGACATACTAGATATGTTATTTCCATAATCCATTAATATATTGTTAATTCGCTTCGCGAGACAAAATACCCACCTTGTATTCCTGGAGTGGAGGTGAGAATTCCAGCCAAAGCGGCTACGAAGATCCATCCTATACCCATGTTCACCGCATGCATACAAGACATTAAATCCAACGGTGCTGAATGCAGTATCTTTCTAGTTCAAATCACACTGATTCTCAAATATAATTATTGGTTCCCCGAAGTTCCAGATAAACAACAACACCGGGAAAAGTAGGCAGTGTATGTTTGAACTGGCTAGAGAATAGTTCGCATGTTGAGCTACGCGTAAAGACAGCGGGTAGGACAAACGGGgaccgtctctccctctctgaaaaACGGTGCGGGTCTGGACTCTTGTAGAAAAGGGAATGCAGACCCAAATGTTCGCGTTCGGCGAAACttcaagacaacaacaaaaaaagcaggTGTCATCGACCGTAGATTTAAAAGCGGTACACCATGACGACCGGGGCGAAAATCCCTCTGGAAACCATATAATTATCCAGTGACCTCCGCTGCGCAAGAAGAGGGCCGACGCTGTAAAGTTACTTGCTatacagcctctcctctctccaaacTGACTCACTCCACCCGGAGGATTAAACGCAGTAGGAATAGAAATGTATGATGTGCCGTCTGCTCACAATGAATACAAGATAGGGCGATGCATATGCCCCCATTTGAAAACGACAGCTAGTTTACATATCTCTCATTCCTATAACGTCATGCTTGAACGGGCCCGATATGATATGCTACTACCATAATGTTATTACGagttcaaattaaatcaaatcacattttattagtcacatacacatggttagcagatgttaatgcgagtgtggcgaaatgattgtgcttctagttccaaccatgcagtaatatctaaaaagtaatctaacctaagaatttcacaacaactaccttatacacacaagtgtaaaggaatgaagaatatgtacataaacatatgaatgagcgatggccgaacggcaaaggcaaaatgcagtagatggtatagagtacagtatatacatatgagatgagtaatgtagggtatgtaaacattatataaagtggcatagtttaaagtggctagtgatacacttactacatcattatttaagTGGCTAAAGATTTGAGTTAATATGTTGAGTTCTATTAGGGGCAATGGTGTAAAACGACATGAACACTCCTTTGGGAAATAGCTGTGTTGTAGCTATTGTATTATAGTGTTTAGACATGAGGCATAAATAACATTGGCTACTGGATTAAATGACCACTGTGGTCAATCTCAGTCTATTCAGAGAGCGCGCTCTAAAGACAGTCTGAGCTGAGATCCATGGGGGGGGGTCACGTGGGAGCAACCTAATATTCAATCAACGGCAAAACGCTTTTTTTTGTCCCCAGCCATTTGAAGCCAAGAAAATAAATCCAAATGGCTCGTGGACTTTTCCATTTGAAAACAACATTTGCCACCTCTGCCCCATGCATGCGTGAGATCCTCAGCGTTCTCTCCAAGTGAAAGTTGGCTATGTGCATCGCTGCGGGAAGGGGAACTGAAACAAtcagaatagttttttttttaaatatgattttcactgggcctttaatagttCTGTATTAGAGGACCGATATAGCCATCTGTAGCAGGGCACCCCAAACATCTTTCCCGTGGCTATGGCTATGTGCAATGGAAAATGCTATTAAAAGAAGCCATTTAGATTGGGATTGGCTTTCTATCCAAATGCATCACCCTAAAAGTGATCTGAACGACTGTCTATCCAAATGCATCACCCTAAAAGTGATCTGAACGACTGTATCCAAATGCATCACCCTAAAAGTGATCTGAACTACTGTCTATCTAAAAGCCAATCATTGTGAATCCACgtgtttatttattcattcaCCTTGATGGACCGATTACATCCAGACAGCTGATATTTAAGTGAGGCTCAGACTTGAACAGACCATAATAATCGTTGTCCTGTTAATACATGATGATTCTGCCATCTGGTGTTACAAAAGAGGAACTGCATTCAGTCAGTGTGTCGTTCCCTGGCCTATACAATATTCTATTAATAGTAATTACAGTTATAATGTTAGTTATAGAGCAGAAGCTCTTATCTAGTAGTCTCCTTCGACCATCCTTTACTCACAAGATCACATTCCATACCAGGGAACAtattatccagagtgatttaaaAGTCCATTCTAAATATGAAATGTCCACAAGACAGTCAGTAAACCATAATAATCATCATATTTTATTCAAtacaatatacacagtcagtaaAACATCAAATCACAAGGAACACTTCAAGCATCCTTATTCGTTGGGGTTTTGGGTTTTCTGTACGAGTTCTTCACTCTTAAAGAGCAAGGCTTCACTTGACTGACTACTGACGATCGCTCGCTCTACGAAATGTCCTGCGGAGgcaaagggaagagagaaggggtgtCAGATATAGCTCGGCACGGTGCCTAGGTCTAGTCTATTGGTAGTGCTGCCGTCCCTGATCCACATACGCCCCGGAGCAGAGGGGGATCCTTCCCCTTTCCTGTcctgtccctctaaccactcttaAAAATGTTCCTTCATTTCATAATAATAAAAATACTAAGTAGGGAATTCCTTGTAGATGTACCTATAGACAGCTGTACTAGTCTTCTGGGTTCTAAGTAGGGAATTCCATGTAGATGTACCTATAGACAGCTGTACTAGTCTTCTGGGTTCTAAGTAGGGAATTCCATGTAGATGTACCTATAGACAGCTGTACTAGTCTTCTGGGTTCTAAGTAGGGAATTCCATGTAGATGTACCTATAGACAGCTGTACTAGTCTTCTGGGTTCTAAGTAGGGAATTCCATGTAGATGTATCTATAGACAGCTGTACTAGTCTTCTGGGTTATAAGTAGGGAATTCCATGTAGATGTACCTATAGACAGCTGTTCTAGTCTTCTGGGTTCTAAGTAGGGATTTACATCAtggatatatcagtggagaccacctcttcctGGTCAGTAGGAaacaccatattacattgtttaatGGATATATCAGTGGAGAACACCTCTTTCAGGGCAATAGGAAACACCACATTTCTCTATATACTCAGCCAGGGAAAGGGAGAATGTCTAAACCAATTTAGGATGGTTAATTTTATAACTTGAGATATAGCTGAATTTATCTATGATCTTCAATGCGTTTGGGAGCGATTGAGATACAGAAAAATATAATCTATGTATAACGAGATGACGTGATTAGCAGATTTTAGGGAAATTGGTGTTTCTGTCGATTCACAAATTACCTGGGAAAGGAGTTCAATGGATTTTAAAAATAGCAAAGGAGAAATCGGATCGCCTTGTCTGCTGCTTCTAGTGATGCTGAACGGAGCAGATCATTGCCTGTTAGAACTATGGTTGATGGATTGGCATATAGGATTTTAATCATATGAATGAAATTTGAGCCAATTCCATAGGTTCAGACCGGTTGTTTTTATTTCTATACCTACCtcttgttcacctaatacatatttttgcactattggttagagcctatcagtaagcatttcactgtgaggtctactacacctgttgtattcagcatttcactgtaaggtctactatacctgttgtattcagcatttcactgtgaggtctactacacctgttgtattcagcatttcactgtaaggtctactacacctgttgtattcagcatttcactgtaaggtctactacacctgttgtattcagcatttcactgtaaggtctactacacctgttgtattcagcatttcactgaaaggtctactacacctgttgtattcagcatttcactgtaaggtctactacacctgttgtattcagcatttcactgtaaggtctactacacctgttgtattcagcatttcactgtaaggtctactacacctgttgtattcagcatttcactgtgaggtctacacctgctgtattcagcattttactgtaaggtctactacacctgttgtattcagcatttcactgtgaggtctactacacctgttgtattcagcatttcactgtaaggtctactacacctgttgtattcagcatttcactgtaaggtctactacacctgttgtattcagcatttcactgtaaggtctactacacctgttgtattcagcatttcactgaaaggtctacaccggttgtattcggtgcacgtgacaaataaactttgatttgaggtttgtcaaatcaaatgaatTCATCATCATGGTAGGTACATACCGAAGCTAGCCGGCCGGTGGGAGCAGACATCCTCGACGACAGTCTGCATGTTGGCTATAAGCTGTTCCTTGGGCATGTCCAGCTGTGGGGAGGAAAAATGTTAAGCAGTTTTTATTTTTTCTGTTAAAAAGTAGACTCAGCGAAATGACATTGCCACGAGTAGCATCGTATCCATTGCCATTAGCGAGATAATGTGATTCGTACTGAATACAAGGTAAACCAGTGGATTCTTCACACAACACACAGGGATGGactggctctgactgcatgtaACTATTTTACCCAggagccactgcggcccctcacGAGTTCTGATTTCTTTTATGGAACCTTAACCCGATCAAAGTTAGCCAACCCTGCACAAAAACATCCTCTACCATTTCAAGCTTTAAAATAACAACCATACTACACAAAAGCAAGACCATCAGGCTTGACTGAGTGAGTCGTTTTCTAGTAGTAGTTCTGGTACCAGCCTTTACTTCTTTGACTGAGTGAGTCGTTTTCTAGTAGTAGTTCTGGTACCAGCCTTTACTTCTTTGACTGAGTGAGTCGTTTTCTAGTAGTAGTTCTGGTACCAGTCTTTACTTCTTTGACTGAGTGAGTCGTTTTCTAGTAGTAGTTCTGGTACCAGCCTTTACTTCTTTGACTGAGTGAGTCATTTTCTAGTAGTAGTTCTGGTACCAGCCTTTACTTCTTTGACTGAGTGAGTCGTTTTCTTGTAGTAGTTCTGGTACCAGCCTTTACTTCTTTGACTGAGTGAGCCGTTTTCTAGTAGTAGTTCTGGTACCAGTCTTTATTTCCTTAAACCTTTATTTTATAAATACGTAATTGAGATGTATTTTAAATTGTTATAATAAAAAAAATTTTTGTCAACATAACAGTGTAAAAGATGGTGACGCTACTGTAATACACATTTACAACAGGCCTATATCCAAAAATACATTCAGCCCACTGagatatgtacacacacacaagcacacaaccagtcaaagtttggacacacctactcaatccagGGTTTTTagttatttctactattttctacattgtagaataatagtgaagatattaaaactatgaaataacacatatagaatcatgtagtaaccaaaaaaagggtggcaactttgaagaaactaaaatatattttgatttgtttgacacatgattccatgtgttgttATTCTACAATTCTACAATTCTACAAAAATAGtataaaattaaattaaacttgaatgagtcggtgtccaaacttttggctggtactttaaatatatacatatacacaattTGAATAGCAGGACACCGTAAAGTCCACTATCCCTCTGAAGAGTATGATGATGGAAGCACCTCCTCTATGAGtgaggctgtttgagaaggtttgaatcctaagaaACCTGCCTTACACATTGTTGGAAttacaatagaccaacatagctactgtagtaggtcaaggCTGTGTACTGGGACACCTTGGTAGagcattgtggtgctcatgtgaatttcctttctttttcgccAATAGCTACTTttcttactgaggagttggcaacactgctcCCAACACCTTCATACTTACCGTTCCTACTCTAGTGATGACAGCGTTCCTTCAGACTTACCGTTCCTACTCTAGTGATGACAGCGTTCCTTCAGACTTACCGTTCCTACTCTAGTGATGACAGCGTTCCTTCAGACTTACCGTTCCTACTCTAGTGATGACAGCGTTCCTTCAGACTTACCGTTCCTACTCTAGTGATGACAGCGTTCCTTCAGACTTACCGTTCCTACTCTAGTGATGACAGCGTCCTTCAGACTTACCGTTCCTACTCTAGTGATGACAGCGTCCTTCAGACTTACCGTTCCTACTCTAGTGATGACAGCGTTCCTTCAGACTTACCGTTCCTACTCTAGTGATGACAGCGTTCCTTCAGACTTACCGTTCCTACTCTAGTGATGACAGCGTTCCTTCAGACTTACCGTTCCTACTCTAGTGATGACAGCGTTCCTTCAGACTTACCGTTCCTACTATAGTGATGACAGCGTTCCTTCAAACTTACCGTTCCTACTCTAGTGATGACAGCGTTCCTTCAGACTTACCGTTCCTACTCTAGTGATGACAGCGTTCCTTCAGACTTACCGTTCCTACTATAGTGATGACAGCGTTCCTTCAGACTTACCGTTCCTACTCTAGTGATGACAGCGTTCCTTCAGACTTACCGTTCCTACTCTAGTGATGACAGCGTTCCTTCAGACTTACCGTTCCTACTCTAGTGATGACAGCGTTCCTTCAGACTTACCGTTCCTACTCTAGTGATGACAGCGTTCCTTCAGACTTACCGTTCCTACTCTAGTGATGACAGCGTTCCTTCAGACTTACCGTTCCTACTCTAGTGATGACAGCGTCCTTCAGACTTACCGTTCCTACTCTAGTGATGACAGCGTTCCTTCAGACTTACCGTTCCTACTCTAGTGATGACAGCGTCCTTCAGACTTACCGTTCCTACTCTAGTGATGACAGCGTTCCTTCAGACTTACCGTTCCTACTCTAGTGATGACAGCGTTCCTTCAGACTTACCGTTCCTACTATAGTGATGACAGCGTTCCTTCAGACTTACCGTTCCTACTCTAGTGATGACAGCGTCCTTCTCCACTGCATACTCATGGCCAGTCTTGAACAACTCTAGCATCTTGGGAATGTCGACTCCAACCGACCCTgaaacagtgagacagagagacagagacagagagagacagagacagagagacagagacagagagagacagcgagacagagagagacagcgagacagagagagacagagacagagagagcgagagacagagagagcgagagacagagagagacagcgagagacagagagagcgagagacagagagagcgagagacagagagagcgagagacagagagagacagcgagacagagagagcgagagacagagacagagagagcgagagacagagagagacagcgagacagagagagacagagacagagagagcgagagacagagagagcgggagagacagacagagaaagacagacagagagagaaatatggttGTCATGTACTCCTAACTTCTACCtctctgagcctggttcctctcaagtAAAGCTGGGGGGCTTAAAAACAGAAAATACCGACCACTTACCGCAGGCATTTTGTTGACAGCGTTCATTAGGATAAGTACGTTAGCCTATTCTAGAGAAACGCCACGTttcaaattaaatacatttttgctaacATGAATGATATTTAAggatggctacaaccatcaaactagcAGTGGTTCATAGGATAATAAAATAACCGTGGAACAAATGAATGTTAGAAACTAAAATGTATCATTGAAATCGCATCAATTCAAGCAATTTGTTACAGTATGGATTTTTGTTAATATTTCCCCTACGTTTCTTTCTTCCAGGGAATTGCTTTGCCACTGTGCTTCTGATTGCTCTTTGGGGGATCTAAGGCGGGTTACTGTAAAGAACATTCGTAAAGAGGACTATATacgcaaatacaatttgattgattggttggttggttggttgattggttggttggttggttactgGAGTGTGACCTACCTCTCTTGTTCTTCGGGAACTTCTTGCGCAGTTTGTTCTTCAGCGGCAGTAGTTTGGAGATCATGTCTGGGACCGCTACGTAGAAATCTGCATCCACTTCATCATCTAAGATCTACAATCATTAAGGACAACGGGTTGAGACATTAACTAAAACtattgtgtgtgtagggggtggggggggtggcagagagagagagacacacagagacagagagacacaaagacacacagagacagagacacaaagacacaaagagacagagagacagacagagacacagagagagagagagagagagacacagagacttgTGAAACTCACTTTCTGCACAAGGTCGGCCCCTCCCACAAACGCAGCTCCGTTCTCCTGGGCTACTTTAACTTGATCAGGATTCTGTACAGAAATAGACATAATAGACACGGTGTCATTTATTTACACAGTAACATCGTATGAGTACAATGCATGGGACTATCCTGACATGGAGGGGGGGTCTATGAAGGTAACTCCCAATCACAGTTGATTCGTGATGTGCCCAGGATACAGCTGCTGTAAACGGCACCGAGGGGTGCAAGTGTCATGGAACAAAGTGTGTTTATTTTAACTAAGAATTCACCACCTGCCGAGTATAATAAATGATAGAGATATAATATGTAATTTAGCAGAGGCTTACAGTACAGTGACTGCATACATGTTTCGTTTGCACAAtgcgggaattgaacccacgacCTTGATGTTGCTAGCGATACTTTCTTACTGTGGCACACAGAGGAGCCACATGCTAGTTGACATACAGATCGTGTTTTTCCATACACCACCGCCAGCTCAAcgaaaaataattacaatagaATGAcggattaaaatatattttttaaatgactttAGGAGGAACTCAGCAATGTCCGTCAAGGAAGACACAGTAGATTTATCAATTTAATATGTATTTAGTTAGGACGAAAGGGAGATGATCAAGTATAAACAGTAGTTGATAGTCAGATAATCTACCTCTGTGAAAACCGCAACTTTGTTGACTTCTGTCTTGAACGGATGAGGCAAATGAACCGTGCTGACAAAGGGATCCACTTTTTTCTGGAAGAGAAGATTCAAACCACAGGTAAATACTGTACGTCTTTGTTCTGATTCAAACCAAGCAGGTAAATACTGTACATCTTTGTGCTGCTGTGAACTCAAagccaacatttaaaaaaaacaatatgtGCATAACAGATGAAGAAATCTGGATTTGACTAAACAATATTTACCTTCCTAGACATAGGTCACCATGACAACACAAAGTGTACTTCCCAAACGGCACACCAGCCagtacacagtgcactacttttgaacagagtctTTAGGgccctggtaaaagtagtgcactatatagggaacagggtgccatagggccctggtgaaagtagtgcactatatagggaacagagtgacatagggccctggtgaaagtagtgcactatatagggaacagggtgacatagggccctggtgaaagtagtgcactatatagggaagagggtgacatagggctctggtgaaagtagtgcactatatagggaacatggttGCATTTGAGACACAACCCAACCTCTTCTTTAAATCAACTATTAAAATCTTTCCTCCATGTCAAAATGTTTTCTCAGTTTCGGGTGCTCTGAATgtattctgcatttcaatctATGATTGTTACACACGACTTTTGTATTAATGATACAGTACTGTGAGGAAGTACGTTCACCCCCTAAAaagttgtgtattttattttattttttttacatattttggaCATTAGGATAAGTGATCTTCATTTCAACACTGACAGATAAAGGTACCCTAATACAACAAATAACACTCAAATTATATTTGCAACCATTTATTTAACAAAATTCTACAGAAATGTCCTTGTGCAGAAAAAAATAAGTACAACCCACTTCAATAGCTTGTGTTGCCCCAGAAATCCCTTCAATAGCTTGTGTTGCCCCAGAAATCCCTTCAATAGCTTGTGTTGCCCCAGAAATCACTTCAATAGCTTGTGTTGCCCCAGAAATCACTTCAATAGCTTGTGTTGCCCCAGAAATCACTTCAATAGCTTGTGTTGCCCCAGAAATCACTTCAATAGCTTGTGTTGCCCCAGAAATCACTTCAATAGCTTGTGCCCCAGAAATGCCTTCAATAGCAGTTGCCCCAGAAATCACTTCAATAGCTTGTGTTGCCCCAGAAATCACTTCAATAGCTTGTGTTGCCCCAGAAATCACTTCAATAGCTTGTGTTGCCCCAGAAATCACTTCAATAGCTTGTGTTGCCCCAGAAATCACTTCAATAGCTTGTGTTGCCCCAGAAATCACTTCAATAGCTTGTGTTGCCCCAGAAATCACTTCAATAGCTTGTGTTGCCCCAGAAATCACTTCAATAGCTTGTGTTGCCCCAGAAATCACTTCAATAGCTTGTGTTGCCCCAGAAATCACTTCCCTAGAAATCACTTCAATAGCTTGTGTTGCCCCAGAAATCACTTCAATAGCTTGTGTTGCCCCAGGAATCACTTCAATAGCTTGTGTTGCCCCAGAATCACTTCAATAGCTTGTGTTGCCCCAGAAATCACTTCAATAGCTTGTGTTGCCCCAGAAATCACTTCAATAGCTTGTGTTGCCCCTAGAAATCACTTCAATAGCTTGTGTTGCCCCTAGAAATCACTTCAATAGCTTGTGTTGCCCCTAGAAATCACTTCAATAGCTTGTGTTGCCCCTAGAAATCACTTCAATAGCTTGTGTTGCCCCTAGAAATCACTTCAATAGCTTGTGTTGCCCCTAGAAATCACTTCAATAGCTTGTGTTGCCCCAGAAATCACTTCAATAGCTTGTGTTGCCCCTAGAAATCACTTCAATAGCTTGTGTTGCCCCAGAAATCACTTCAATAGCTTGTGTTGCCCCAGAAATCACTTCAATAGCTTGTGTTGCCCCAGAAATCACTTCAATAGCTTGTGTTGCCCCAGAAATCACTTCAATAGCTTGTGTTGCCCCAGAAATCACTTCAATAGCTTGTGTTGCCCCTAGAAATCACTTCAATAGCTTGTGTTGCCCCAAAATCACTTCAATAGCTTGTGTTGCCCCAGAAATCACTTCAATAGCTTGTGTTGCCCCAGGAATCACTTCAATAGCTTGTGTTGCCCCAGAAATCACTTCAATAGCTTGTGTTGCCCCAGAAATCACTTCA
This window encodes:
- the mrpl1 gene encoding 39S ribosomal protein L1, mitochondrial → MATCTRIVKVLAGGQRHLLVAGGPTYKSVSPVALRHLPVRTYAAAKTFKKDKKDEKEKEEKRERKPIDNTGRHKPYGLTAWAPVDDVYVTRFYPKPVYEAAVAVDMLKSFQTLDYTTMDQPVYINLKLDMKLEKKKKVDPFVSTVHLPHPFKTEVNKVAVFTENPDQVKVAQENGAAFVGGADLVQKILDDEVDADFYVAVPDMISKLLPLKNKLRKKFPKNKRGSVGVDIPKMLELFKTGHEYAVEKDAVITRVGTLDMPKEQLIANMQTVVEDVCSHRPASFGHFVERAIVSSQSSEALLFKSEELVQKTQNPNE